Below is a genomic region from Brassica rapa cultivar Chiifu-401-42 chromosome A08, CAAS_Brap_v3.01, whole genome shotgun sequence.
AAAACCCACATCAGTTAGTGGTTTTTTCTTGTGTGGGTGCAGAAACATCCTGGAAGTTTGCTGGAGGGATTTACGAAGACTCAAGTGAGTACGCTTGCAGTTAAAGATAAATTCTTAGTTGCTGGTGGATTTCAAGGAGAACTTATATGCAAGGTAAACTCTAAAGTTCTTCCAATTATGGATTACACAGACATGCAATCTAATCAACTGTTTCCACAATTGTTTGATGCAGCATCTTGATAGACCTGGTGTGAGCTTCTGTTCCCGTACAACCTATGACGATAATGCTATCACCAATGCAATTGAGATTTATAACAAACCCAGGTATCTGCTccatgtagtttttttttgctagttTCCAGCTTCTAACATTCCCTTTGGCCTATGTCTGTTTGTCTGCAGTGGTGCACTTCATTTCACTGCCTCAAATAATGATTGTGGAGTCAGAGACTTTGATATGGAGACATATCAGCTTGTTAACTACTTTCGCTTTCCTTGGCCAGTCAATGTAAGtctattctttttttgttgattattattttttacactGGCATAAGTGTATGTGTCACATTAAGTTTGAGTAATTTTTATTGTCAGCACATATCTATGAGCCCTGATGGTAAATTATTGACTATTGTGGGAGACAACCCGGAGGGTCTTCTCGTAGACCCCAACACTGGAAAGGTGCAGACACACTATCTCTATATGATCAACTCTTCTGAATAAATAACCATGTTTGTCTTCTAACTCAGTTGGATGTTTCCGACAGACACTGGAAACGCTAGCAGGACATTTGGACTTTTCCTTTGCATCAGCATGGCACCCAGATGGGCTCACGTTCTCTACAGGTAACCAAGACAAGACCTGTCGGGTTTGGGACATTCGTAACCTGTCTAAATCTGTTGCTGTCTTGAGGGGTAACCTTGGAGCAATCCGATCTATCCGCTACACATCTGATGGGAAATACATGGCCATGGCTGAGCCGGCTGACTTTGTCCATGTCTACGATGTCTCGAAGGGGTATGAAACAGAGCAAGAGATCGATTTCTTTGGGGAGATATCGGGAATTTCCTGCAGCCCTGACACGGAAGCGCTCTTCATCGGTGTTTGGGACCGTACTTATGGTAGTCTCCTTGAGTATGGCCGCCACCACAACTACTCCTACCTCGATTCATTTATGTAACCGTTCGAGCCATCAGAAGAATAAAAGAGCTTACCACATGCCTGGTATACACTTGCGtccaaataaaaacattataatcAAATCTCCAATGGTGTAAATGATGTGTTGTGCAAGTACTAGGGGTTTTCACAGATAGTCTATTTAGTTAGCTTTTGAGTGTTGACTGTTGAGGTTCGTGTATTTGTACATAAGTGTTTGAGTTTCAGCTTGAGTTTGCATAAACTCTTTACTCTGGATAGACCAGGATGAAACAACACGATCGCCTGTAGCTTAGTATTTGGCTATAATCCATTGTTAGGGACTCGTTTTCATCCTTTTCTGCTGATTTTGTGTTGTATTCTATTGGATTGTAAACTTGTATGGATTAAATTGAACGTTAATAGAGTAGGGTCTTATAAGGAGAACCGTCTAAACTATGAGGGTTTTAACCCAAAaagaatttgattttgtgttAATCTCTGTAGTCTAAATTGACAAAAGAAAACTTTGGgcgttttacaaaacaaaatgtatatattGGGGCTTTAACGCAAATATTGCTTCTAGTATGACTGTGAAATGTAAGGCGCTTTACGGGAACAAGTCTAAACTAGGAGGGGCTGTAAGACAaaatacttgtctgaaatctcATAATCCAATACAAACCAATGAGAGAATGCCACATCATCAACCTTGAATCCTATCCTCACAAGCAAAATCTTGTATCGTCTCCTCCAAGAAGCCAAAAGTGATCATAAATCCAAAACCACTCATTCTCTCTTGCACTGAAACTCTCCAAAGAATAAGAAGATAACATGGCGGCGACAAGCGCATCTGCTTTGCTCTCACCAACAACTTTCTCCACCGTAATCTCCCAGAAAAACCCAAACTCCATCTCATTCCACGGCCTTCGTCCTCTCCGACTCGGTGGCTCCTCCGCCTTACCAAAGCTATCCACCACCTCCGGAAGAAGATCTTCCTCCTCCGCCGTTGTGAGAGCTGAGCTTAGCCCATCGGTCGTCATAAGCCTCAGCACAGGTCTCTCCCTCTTCCTAGGCCGGTTCGTCTTCTTCA
It encodes:
- the LOC103832565 gene encoding uncharacterized WD repeat-containing protein C2A9.03-like, with product MSNYQAEEDAAYMDHVDDDMEDVDDDLDDNFHGDDMAASDSDVDEFDYSSNKIADTSAEQARKGKDIQGIPWDRLSITREKYRQTRLDQYKNYENVPNSGNSSGKDCMVTQKGAIFYDFWRNSRSIKSSILHFQLRNLVWATSKHDVYLMSQFLVSQYSTLTSGKHEILNVQGHVSPSEKHPGSLLEGFTKTQVSTLAVKDKFLVAGGFQGELICKHLDRPGVSFCSRTTYDDNAITNAIEIYNKPSGALHFTASNNDCGVRDFDMETYQLVNYFRFPWPVNHISMSPDGKLLTIVGDNPEGLLVDPNTGKTLETLAGHLDFSFASAWHPDGLTFSTGNQDKTCRVWDIRNLSKSVAVLRGNLGAIRSIRYTSDGKYMAMAEPADFVHVYDVSKGYETEQEIDFFGEISGISCSPDTEALFIGVWDRTYGSLLEYGRHHNYSYLDSFM
- the LOC103832566 gene encoding photosystem I reaction center subunit V, chloroplastic-like, which encodes MAATSASALLSPTTFSTVISQKNPNSISFHGLRPLRLGGSSALPKLSTTSGRRSSSSAVVRAELSPSVVISLSTGLSLFLGRFVFFNFQRENVAKQVPEQNGKTHFEAGDDRAKEYVSLLKSNDPVGFNIVDVLAWGSIGHIVAYYVLATSSNGYDPSFFG